From the genome of Geminocystis herdmanii PCC 6308, one region includes:
- the cobD gene encoding threonine-phosphate decarboxylase CobD, giving the protein MTRPTHGGNLDWAVTLINCSNSAVVDFSASINPLGPPNSTIEAIIKGIKELDHYPNPDYPQFRQAIGQHHHIHPDWVLPSNGAAELLTWIAWEAHNLDGVLLPSPCFADYKRALNTFNIPFQSYPLEDLTRGLNQPTKNVALLVNNPHNPTGKLWDKKTLIPYLQEFPLVVIDEAFMDFLPPDEQQSLIDLIADYDNLIIVRSITKFYSLPALRIGYGITHPDRIKKWQQWRDPWSVNSLASLAGIEALKDTEFQQKTWQWLKPSRDKLRDDLAQIKGLKPLPSSANFILVETSIPSSQLQLELLQREQILIRDCLSFPELGEKYFRVAVRTQEENQRLTNAIARIYQEK; this is encoded by the coding sequence TTGACTAGACCAACTCACGGAGGCAACTTAGATTGGGCAGTGACTCTCATTAACTGCTCTAATTCTGCTGTGGTTGATTTTTCTGCTAGTATTAATCCTTTAGGACCTCCTAATAGTACGATCGAAGCTATAATCAAAGGGATAAAAGAATTAGATCATTATCCTAACCCTGACTATCCACAATTTCGTCAAGCCATCGGGCAACATCATCACATCCATCCAGATTGGGTGTTACCTAGTAATGGGGCGGCGGAGTTGTTAACATGGATAGCATGGGAAGCCCACAATTTAGATGGGGTTTTGCTTCCTTCTCCTTGTTTTGCTGATTATAAACGAGCGCTTAATACTTTTAATATTCCCTTTCAATCCTACCCTTTAGAAGATTTGACAAGAGGATTAAACCAACCGACAAAAAATGTTGCCTTATTAGTCAACAACCCTCACAATCCCACAGGCAAACTATGGGATAAAAAGACTTTAATACCCTACTTACAAGAATTTCCTTTAGTGGTGATAGATGAAGCGTTTATGGATTTTCTACCACCCGATGAGCAACAAAGTTTAATTGACTTAATAGCAGATTATGATAATTTAATTATAGTTCGATCGATCACCAAATTTTATAGCCTTCCTGCCCTGAGAATTGGCTATGGTATCACCCATCCTGATAGAATAAAAAAATGGCAACAATGGCGTGATCCTTGGAGTGTTAATAGTTTAGCTTCACTAGCTGGGATAGAAGCCTTAAAAGATACGGAATTTCAACAAAAAACGTGGCAATGGTTAAAACCAAGCCGTGACAAATTAAGGGATGATTTAGCACAAATAAAAGGACTAAAACCCCTCCCTAGTAGTGCTAACTTTATATTAGTAGAAACTAGCATTCCTAGTTCACAATTACAGTTAGAATTGCTACAACGAGAACAAATTTTAATTCGTGATTGCTTGAGTTTCCCAGAATTGGGAGAAAAATATTTTCGTGTTGCTGTTAGAACACAGGAAGAAAATCAAAGATTAACTAATGCCATAGCCAGAATTTATCAAGAGAAATAA
- a CDS encoding HU family DNA-binding protein — translation MNKGELVDAVSAKADVTKKQADAVISATVEAIMEAVSSGDKVTLVGFGSFESRERKAREGRNPKTGEKMDIPATKVPAFSAGKLFKERVAPPKA, via the coding sequence ATGAACAAAGGTGAATTAGTAGATGCAGTTTCAGCTAAGGCTGACGTAACAAAAAAACAAGCGGATGCTGTTATCAGTGCTACCGTAGAAGCCATTATGGAAGCTGTGTCTTCTGGAGATAAAGTTACTTTAGTTGGTTTTGGCTCATTTGAAAGTCGTGAGAGAAAAGCACGGGAAGGGCGCAATCCTAAAACAGGAGAAAAAATGGATATTCCAGCAACTAAAGTACCAGCTTTTTCCGCAGGTAAACTTTTCAAAGAAAGAGTTGCACCTCCTAAAGCCTAA
- a CDS encoding glucose-6-phosphate isomerase, which translates to MDNLQLWQRYQDWLYYHQGLDIYVDVSRMGFDDDFYTSMLPKFASAFDSITKLEQGSIANPDENRMVGHYWLRNPDIAPTEEITQEIINGLAEIKEFAQKIHSGTITTPQGEKFTDLLSIGIGGSALGPQFVHQALAPNQPSLNIHFIDNTDPTGIDRTLSKLGNKLKTTLVLVISKSGGTPETRNGMLEIKQAYQNQGLDFSRYATAITMMDDSSKLYHVVKEENWLGCFPMFDWVGGRTSVLSAVGLLPALLEGIDIDGMLVGAKEMDIATRNTDVKNNPGALLALSWYYAGKGKGEKDMVILPYKDSLLLFSRYLQQLVMESLGKEKDLNGNTVYQGIAVYGNKGSTDQHAYVQQLREGIPNFFATFIEVLKDREGKSLELETNITSGDYLSGLLQGTRKALYDNGRDSITVTVNEVTPKIVGALIALYERAVSIYAYLVNINAYHQPGVEAGKKAAASILSLQTEILTLLEKTSNSLTIAEITSQLGKNDDIESIYKILRHLSANDRGVMLKGDRISPNTLQVIYSK; encoded by the coding sequence ATGGATAATTTACAACTTTGGCAACGCTATCAAGATTGGCTTTACTATCATCAAGGTTTAGATATTTATGTCGATGTTAGTCGCATGGGTTTTGATGATGATTTTTATACCTCTATGCTACCCAAATTCGCCTCTGCCTTCGATTCTATCACTAAACTAGAACAAGGTTCGATCGCCAACCCCGATGAAAATCGCATGGTAGGGCATTATTGGTTAAGAAATCCTGACATAGCACCTACCGAAGAAATCACACAAGAAATTATCAACGGTTTAGCAGAAATCAAAGAATTTGCTCAAAAAATTCATTCAGGCACGATAACCACCCCTCAAGGAGAAAAATTCACAGATTTACTCTCTATAGGTATCGGAGGCTCGGCTTTAGGTCCTCAATTTGTTCATCAGGCTTTAGCACCTAATCAGCCTAGTTTAAATATACACTTTATTGACAACACTGATCCCACGGGGATCGATCGAACTTTAAGCAAGTTAGGAAATAAATTAAAAACAACTTTAGTTTTAGTTATCAGTAAATCGGGAGGCACACCAGAAACCCGTAACGGTATGCTAGAGATAAAACAAGCCTACCAAAACCAAGGTTTAGATTTTTCTCGCTACGCCACCGCCATAACCATGATGGATGATAGTAGCAAACTCTATCATGTTGTCAAAGAAGAAAACTGGTTAGGTTGTTTTCCGATGTTTGACTGGGTAGGAGGGCGCACTTCCGTATTATCCGCAGTGGGTTTACTTCCAGCGTTGTTAGAAGGCATCGACATTGACGGAATGTTAGTGGGTGCAAAAGAAATGGATATTGCCACCAGAAATACAGACGTAAAAAATAACCCGGGGGCTTTATTGGCTTTGTCTTGGTATTATGCAGGAAAAGGCAAAGGTGAAAAAGATATGGTGATTTTGCCCTATAAAGATAGTCTTTTGTTATTTAGCCGTTACTTACAACAGTTGGTAATGGAATCTTTAGGCAAAGAAAAAGACTTAAATGGTAACACCGTTTATCAGGGTATTGCTGTTTATGGTAACAAAGGCTCGACAGATCAACACGCCTATGTGCAACAATTAAGAGAAGGTATCCCTAACTTTTTCGCTACTTTTATCGAAGTGTTGAAGGATAGGGAAGGAAAATCCCTCGAATTGGAAACTAATATTACCAGTGGTGATTATCTCTCTGGTTTATTGCAAGGTACAAGAAAAGCCTTATATGATAACGGTAGAGATTCCATTACTGTCACTGTCAATGAAGTCACCCCCAAAATAGTGGGGGCTTTAATTGCTTTATATGAAAGAGCAGTAAGTATTTATGCTTATTTAGTTAATATCAATGCTTATCATCAACCGGGAGTAGAAGCTGGTAAAAAAGCGGCTGCCTCGATTTTGAGTTTACAGACAGAAATCTTAACCTTACTCGAAAAAACGTCTAATTCTTTAACCATTGCTGAAATTACTTCTCAATTAGGGAAAAATGATGACATTGAGTCTATTTACAAAATTTTACGGCATTTATCCGCTAACGATCGAGGAGTTATGTTGAAGGGCGATCGAATTTCTCCCAATACATTGCAAGTGATATACTCAAAATGA
- a CDS encoding lipopolysaccharide assembly protein LapA domain-containing protein yields MNRTKQIIISLIIGFWLILIAVFSIQNIQLVSLKFFLFESIQVSTGVLLTLCLAGGFFLGSLIPLFFSSSYYNKYSKNNKQNRVKKNKKLEFKREWEEEKDPLFDWE; encoded by the coding sequence ATGAATCGAACCAAACAAATTATCATTAGTTTAATAATCGGATTTTGGCTTATTTTAATCGCTGTATTTTCCATTCAAAATATACAATTAGTTAGTCTAAAATTTTTCTTATTTGAATCTATTCAAGTTTCCACGGGGGTTTTATTAACTCTATGTCTAGCGGGGGGATTTTTTTTAGGTTCATTGATTCCTCTATTTTTTTCTAGTAGTTATTACAATAAATATTCTAAAAATAATAAACAAAATAGAGTTAAGAAGAATAAAAAATTAGAGTTTAAAAGAGAGTGGGAAGAAGAAAAAGATCCTCTTTTCGATTGGGAATAG